The Mercurialis annua linkage group LG2, ddMerAnnu1.2, whole genome shotgun sequence genome contains a region encoding:
- the LOC126668215 gene encoding glycine-rich cell wall structural protein 2-like: MILNTDAFKIHTSLQLNPHAKTSINTEILSSTSSSTTQAEFFIICFAKEMAISKSSLLFSFTLAILLLIAFDVSAQTGQDQQHVNTDKGGSSGMGSGREKSNGGGYSMGGGYGNKGGYNMGGGYGKGNEGGYGNKGGYNIGGGMGNEGGYGNKGGYGMGGGNGKGNEGGYGNKGGYGMGGGYGEGNEGGYGNKGGYGMGKGGDYGKGQ; encoded by the exons ATGATATTAAATACTGATGCTTTTAAGATCCATACTTCACTCCAACTTAATCCTCATGCAAAAACATCTATAAATACGGAAATTCTAAGCTCTACTTCTTCATCCACCACTCAAGCAGAGTTCTTCATAATTTGTTTTGCTAAGGAAATGGCCATCTCAAAAAGTTCCCTTCTTTTTAGCTTTACATTAGCTATTCTTCTTCTTATTGCATTTGATGTCTCAGCTCAGACCGGTCAAGATC AGCAACATGTGAATACTGATAAAGGAGGCAGCTCCGGCATGGGAAGCGGACGTGAAAAGAGTAACGGAGGCGGATATAGCATGGGAGGTGGATACGGAAATAAAGGCGGATACAACATGGGAGGCGGATACGGAAAGGGAAATGAAGGCGGATACGGAAATAAGGGCGGATACAACATTGGAGGTGGAATGGGAAATGAAGGCGGATATGGAAATAAAGGCGGATACGGCATGGGAGGTGGAAATGGAAAGGGAAATGAAGGCGGATACGGAAATAAGGGCGGATACGGCATGGGAGGTGGATACGGAGAGGGAAATGAGGGCGGATACGGAAATAAAGGCGGATACGGCATGGGAAAGGGAGGCGATTACGGTAAAGGTCAGTAA
- the LOC126668216 gene encoding uncharacterized protein LOC126668216, whose translation MTISSCIPVIFFVKCRSGFHPDNLKHFKRKKNGKKNIVEVRSTKKIYCHRFAARPKNQNSQSTHSYSGSRTSKEKRTKEKSGEVKSTGAAHAIEEDLVDDAIVSKKQREQEHLEKDTEEQEETEHLDENIEVQPNEETSSGKEPKEKRTRGPTTLSKVHSRRMEERKPIVLNVHFQPVGPDDSTLNEFSSFLGTIARNSGLAPLNYESWRKVPYKKELWKYVKKRYIVPEEGKRWVLKTIGDNWRVYKCRLKKNHFYKFKTDKSRLASRPSQVPETQFKALINYWNTDFVKRISEINVENRNQQKDMHTAGPKSFARIRKKLQDEKEDKADPTLAEMFIATRKRKAGRSYKESREDTTSKISKLQELLNSGNDSFSTVIGERPPGRAFLYGRGVIRTNLKNGVGCSSSIIVPEELVQSITDKIRKELKDQFDKEMAGYKALLESVMSQVNPTVDEPSENSDSESAQF comes from the exons ATGACCATAAGCTCTTGCATTCCAg TTATTTTCTTTGTGAAATGCAGGTCTGGCTTTCATCCAGAtaacttgaaacattttaagagaaagaaaaatggaAAGAAAAATATTGTTGAAGTGAggtcaacaaaaaaaatatactgcCACAGATTTGCAGCCAGGCCTAAGAATCAAAATAGTCAATCGACTCATTCTTATTCAGGATCTAGGACTTCAAAGGAAAAAAGAACTAAAGAAAAAAGCGGTGAAGTGAAATCCACGGGAGCAGCTCATGCAATTGAAGAGGATTTAGTCGATGATGCTATTGTTAGCAAAAAGCAAAGAGAACAAGAACATCTCGAAAAGGATACGGAGGAGCAAGAAGAAACCGAACATCTTGATGAGAATATTGAAGTACAACCGAATGAAGAGACAAGTTCAG GAAAAGAGCCCAAAGAGAAAAGAACTAGAGGACCTACTACATTGAGTAAGGTACACTCAAGGAGAATGGAAGAAAGAAAACCAATAGTTTTAAATGTTCATTTTCAGCCTGTTGGTCCAGATGATTCCACGCTCAATGAGTTTAGTAGCTTTCTCGGTACAATAGCTCGCAATTCCGGACTTGCTCCTTTGAACTATGAGAGCTGGCGTAAAGTACCTTACAAGAAGGAACTATGGAAGTATGTTAAG AAAAGGTACATAGTTCCTGAGGAAGGCAAAAGATGGGTTTTGAAAACTATCGGGGATAACTGGAGAGTTTATAAATGCAGATTAAAGAAGAACCATTTTTATAAGTTCAAGACCGATAAATCAAGACTTGCATCTCGTCCATCCCAAGTACCGGAGACGCAATTTAAGGCTCTTATCAACTATTGGaatactgattttgtaaag CGCATTAGTGAGATAAATGTTGAAAATCGGAACCAACAGAAGGATATGCATACTGCAGGGCCAAAAAGTTTTGctagaataagaaaaaaattg CAAGATGAAAAGGAGGATAAGGCTGATCCGACTTTGGCGGAAATGTTCATTGCCACGCGCAAGAGAAAAGCGGGACGTTCATACAAGGAATCAAGGGAAGATACAACTAGCAAAATT TCCAAATTGCAGGAGCTCCTAAACAGTGGAAATGATTCTTTTTCCACTGTTATAGGTGAGAGGCCTCCCGGTCGTGCATTTCTGTATGGAAGAGGGGTTATAAGAACCAATTTGAAGAACGGAGTAGGATGCAGTTCTTCAATAATTGTACCCGAAGAGCTTGTGCAATCTATCACGGACAAGATAAGGAAAGAACTGAAAGATCAATTTGACAAGGAGATGGCTGGGTATAAGGCGTTACTTGAAAGTGTTATGTCTCAAGTGAACCCGACAGTAGATGAACCAAGTGAAAATTCTGATTCTGAAAGCGCTCAATTTTGA